The following is a genomic window from Aphis gossypii isolate Hap1 chromosome X, ASM2018417v2, whole genome shotgun sequence.
cagTTTATACAAGAATATTCTATCACCAatggataaataaaaactcgTTACCTATACGAGTAGGCTTTATAAGCAGACCACTaatcattgaattattattgaaactgttattggataatattgatatgtatGCATAATTTACTTGGATTTAGCATTTTGTTactgtaatacaatatgttaaaGTTATATTGATTGGAGTGAACTGCTGCTGCGACCAGggtaaattaagtaaattaatttgaacttATCTGAGCTCTTTCatgatcatattttaattgagtGTGGTATGGATTATTATGAAGATGTTCTTTCTAGATATTTTTACACTCGAATTTAATAGAatacgaaaatttaaaaactatcaacgtattaaaaattaatagttgtaGTATAATCGGAAATTGTAGtatcattatatcaattattagtagatgttattgaaataaatttcttaACCCACATTGTGTtatgtatctacctatatcTAAAGAATACACGTACTTATTGCTtacttgtacataatatgtacttaataaaaacgcgaccactgataaaaaaaagttataataaaagtgtttCAAAAAAGATGCacctgtaatatattatattatataatataaggtatcggtaaaatagtttatttgagTTTCGAAAATCGTTTTCACGTTTTAGGTATTTTCTCATTATACTTGCCATATtgctacatattttgttttcgaaTTTAGAAACTTGATATTTAAGGAAATACGATCCTTTTTATGTTTTCTAGAAAAAATGACTATGTTATACCAGACCATGCATCTCTAAATCATGTAGACaagtacaaattacaatattttttttacgatacttaaattattattattgttttattaacaatttgttatttatcgtAATTATCTAACGCTACATGTAATTCTAACaatgttttaagtaatttaagtaACTTATTTGATCgactaatatgaatattttgtctcattaaaaaaacattatggtGTTCAATATCACCAGTAACTACTAACTAGTAACTCTTAGCAAATTAATTGTGAAGAGCGTTTACGAATTTCTTTTTAACTTAATGCTTAAAAACACTTGCTTGTTCaatatgtttacaatatattttttaaggttacttttttcaataatatttagtttattaaaaaaaaaaatgatttgcaATCGCTTTTTGCATAAATTTATCGCTCGATAATCcccaatagatttattttgaaatccgTATTTAAAACCACTAaacaataagaattttttaattttctcacTTAACATCACTTCTATTATCACGCACGaacttacctatattatacagtaaatataCAGGTGACTAGATTGGTTGTCACAAGACTTACTAGagacaaacataaataatctactagatataatattatatttttacatttttctgcATATCGTaaaacctaatatatatatcacgcGATTACGAAATTGTACATTTAGGAATCAATTTTTAGTTGTATGAAAATAAGtagataattgttttaaacggGAATCACACGTTATATGACCCGGGAATTAATTATCCTTATGCTAGTTATCGGAGGATAAAACTtctaaaacaaacatttgaaTTAGATGCCACTTTTATGAAATCGCTATTTAACTTttgaaatttagttttttaaaatgttgaggtaataagaattttaggtattaaattgGTAAGCGCTCTACAGGTTTTGCCGTTCTACACTCGATCTACGTTATGTACGGGAATATTGGTCAACGactgtatataggtatgcgTTATCTGCatcgtttttataatacatggcGTGTTGGGTATTTATTTCGACTCTATTATCTGATATTTGGTCACCTCTAATTATCTTTaccttaaattgtattaagtgCTGTAGGTTTTATTAGAGTCGTCTTTTCGGTTGTCCTCGGACCTAGCGCTAGGTCGCTAAGTCGTTCGTTAcgagtacaatatttatttttttaaaaatattttctacacattgtatattatttattaattgtgatggctgtaaaatattcataacgtttaaattaaaaaatgacatGGTgtctttttcaaataaatttaatgacgaactaatatatatattatatttaagttttatccGATTTGTTAATACGATTTACAAAACACTGAAAACCTTCGAAAAAatgcaaacaaaatatttaatattcgtatGGTGCGTTGTTGACATGTGTGTGCACGTGCGGTAGCATTCCgcgatttattttacacacagTCATCACACGCACTCTACAACGATCACGTTTACACGACCAGTGCGCGCAAACACACGGAAAGAGTTTCCCATATTGTTAAACTCCTCAAAAGACCGTCGAATCCCCTCAATACGGTGGTATTCGTGAAGACGTTTCGACATGTTGTCGACCCACTACACCCTGTCTGTATCATGCATTAAAACGTTCAATCGCGGGTATTTTATACAAGCagaccatataataataataatacgagtactACGTTAGTGCAACTCAAAAACtactgtatatgtatataggtatattaaaatataatattcgtatagGAATTTCGGTTTACCTGATGGCGTACGACGCTGCTGCTGGGCCCGATGACGCGGTTTCGGGAATAGAACCATGTGAGTCGAGTGATGGACGACGGTATATTAATGTTGTTATCGTACAGCCGTGCAGCAGTTACACagcgtcatattataatatgtactacgGACGTCGGCGCACTTTGCCGTTCGGGCGCGTACCACGACCGCCGAGTGTGTGCTCTCGTACACTGGATTCTGTCTTGCAAAAACGTCCCGCGCACACGATTTCggtattgttattgttgttattgtcgtcgtcgtcgtcgtcgtcgccgtcgcCGTCGTGCGGTGCAGAAGGGCCGATACAGTGGGTGTATATACACAAGACGGGTAGAGTACACTGTTGCAAgaagacaaaatataatatatataatgcgcACGACCAGACCGAAAACGAGTTGACAGTGGAATGATGACCGCCGCTGCAGGGCTTCGGAGGGTATTGCCGGTCCATTGTGTGTGTGCGTACtgcacaaacacacacacacacacacacacacacacacacacaatatatatataataaataaaaacgtacgCGCCCGTACCCGAGCCCATACGCGCACGCACACACGCGCGCACGCACGTCgtgtgcgcgtgtgtgtgcgtgcgaCCGGCGACCGACCGACCGACCGACCGCGCGCCGCCGGAAATCGGCAGACAAACGGGCGCCCGTTCCCGGGCTGGACGCGACGAGCGGCGGGGTATCTCTGGTGTCGGGGTTTTGTGAGTGCGTATGAGCCTCGTGTTTGTGtttgtgtgcgtgtgtatttgtgtttgtgtgtgtgtgtatttgtgtTTGTGCgtttgtgtgtttgtgtgtgtgtatgtgtgtgtgtgtgagtgtggcGGGATTGGGGAGACGATGGTCAAAGGGCGTGGTTTTCGTATTTCTGGAAACCAGATTTCTCGgcggctgctgctgctgctgctgctgctgctgctgcagcACAACGGACGGATTGCGATCCCACgacgcgtattattattattattattaaactcgaaacgataatgtaaaataaaatatcgttattgtgtgtgtgtgtacgtatGCGGCTCGAGAGACgggtaaaagtaaaatagtgGGCGCGGACTATAGGGACGCGGGAATGCgactgtatatattttgtgcgCCCGCAGTACGGCGCCGTTCCCACGAAGACTCGATGACCAAAACGTGTCACTCGTCGCTCTATAGGCCGAcgaaatcgtttttatttttaaccctTTCGGCTATACACCGTCGCATTACGCCCGCCGCCGCGGTTTAAAacagcaataaaatattattatcataaaagaGTATCGTTATGAATCGTGCGTGAGTTTAACTCATTGCACATACTCGATTGTGTTCTGTGTATGCACAGATTCGTCGCTACgattttgttataatgttatcgcaatattattataaacagccGATATTAACCGACGGTATATTTTGACGTTTgacgtttgttttttttttttttttactagagGTTCTCGTTTGGCCGGAACGGATCTCTCCGAAAGCGTACAATACACAGCGGTACtctttgaaattaaaacataaaacgaTGCTCTCCGGACGACTGTCTTggcgacaataataataataaagatactGTGACGAAATACtgcgcattatattattggaaaaaacAACACATCGTTTACAAACACGAGACGGCTCGACGCCGATGTCCAGCTGCTTCTCATAAGCGTGTAAAGGCAGATGTGTGTAGGCCAGCGGGTGGTCGCATGATGGTGGTGTTTTTTTTCCCTTTTTAACCCAAAATATTACGAATGGCGATAGTGACAAAAGTCAATTCGTTAGGCCGCTGGTAGTAAACGATGGTGTATATCCGACTGTTGGTGTTTATTATGGCTGTACAGTCGACAATAATACGGTAGATTCTAGATtcgtatttaaatgtataacccTTAAAAACTCATCGTGTAATGCGTGTACGTAGCTCTACAATGCGTTACACGTCGGTATAAAAGGACGggggaaaatatatatatataacaatacgaCCGTATAGTTACTAAATTGTGCTAACTATATAAAACgtcgaaaatattatagaaatgttgTTAGTTAAATTTACGCTTTTATTGCTAAAGAATAGTTAGAGAATTTGATTTTCATGCAATTTTACTATTCGCCTAGACATTTAGTTAAATGCCTATTTCAAGTCAggcgaataataaatatgaaacattttgtattattttaaagattttactacgtattattttctattaattatttattgatattcctattatatatattatataaaaaattgttaactcGTACTATCACATCCAGTTAATAAtaacctatacatatttatgatataagttttaaaacaatagtacCGATGGACACGaaactaaacataatttatgtacctacacgttttacatactaataaatatacatcgttttttttttaattaaataggaatagcaataaataattaatagaaaatatagttcaatttttaaaataatacaaaatgtttcatttttattattttcctgaCTTGAAATAGGCATATAGTTAAATGCCTGATTTGACTATATGCCTACGACATacgcaaatataaaataactaatagaaatcttatataatatattatgtctttaAGCTGGACTTACCAATAATTAACGGCCAAACATGAAATTGTTGAGTAAGATAAAATAACCGATGTATTTAACGATTAAATATCTGATACACGACTTTCGTCGACTGGATGACTCGTATTTCGTTGATCAAATATTGGACGAGCAGTTGGATACACCATACACTTCAGTATCGTCTTTCCTAATATctacaattttgaaattctacaacgtcatttattttatttgctaaacatttataacaaatatattattttctgtacaaACTCttaaactatatactataggtTTAATGGACATTCTTTTAAAAGAGCCAATTTAAtgcatattacattaaattcaaatttactcGTAATCGAGTTTTAACGAAATCTATTATTAATCGGTTCTCGAttctttttaagtaatttaatgttttaataagacTAGCAATTTGGTGAGGTATTTAGGTTCGGCCGGTTCGGATCTCGTTAaagcaataattttatacgttttgTTTGATGTACAAGCCTATCGATAGAGATGTTTTTCAATTCGTGATgaacaaaatacttttatggGGACCAGatgttatcaataaaaaattccaaaaatatgtaagcatgaagcacaatattttttatggacATTTGAAGTTCATATGGGGACGAAATTAGacacacaaattattattaataactagtagtttagttattttgttgtaatttaaaaacattgttcgTGGAAACGTGTATAAGTATACGTGTTTACGtatgttattgataataataatactaaaattctgCTTAGGTTTTTTTCTAAGCAAACCCTCTCCATAGCCCAAATTAAAGGATGCCATTAACGTATACGCCTATTTTTAGAGTAGAAATCTTATAGCACTGTCTTGAAGAAGCtagaaataatgtttaacCAGTAAGTATTATGATGGTTTATTGTTGAATATCTACAACCTACTCGTGTAATAAGTATacctttatttattgataatataattttgatgtaaaaaatgtaaaacattaaaatgtagtaaGCTGTAAATGTCCTTAGTTTAATcacgtttttaatttctttctttaaaataacccTTAATAAAGGtttcaataaagtataattatgtttaatacccatagataatatttgacATCTAGATCATTATTCACtgccaattataatttatagtaggaTATCGTCGTCTTTTACaatgtagaatgtagatatATGTTTTCCTATTAATCACCAACTATAGGTACTCAACtcgataaaaaacgattccctaataatttatttaataaatataatattttaccttttttcgtatactaaatataatattataatgaccatattatacttttcgaATTACTTTTAATCCTTTAAAAGTAttcgattatatttaatatcttattatttaaaaaataaataataaaatacaatataaatatcgtttataaattcaaaaacgtaaaatttaaaaataaataattcaatttaatattaattagtgagaaaaaataaaaataataattggtaactGCATTTATTGACATAAGTACGGTTTTAAAATCTTGACGATTTTACATTGctatttttaagcttttaacaaaattaaatattcttattttattataattccaaaatgaatattaataacaaatagatatttgtaataaaaaggTTCGTGCAAGAATGACATAACTAGCATTTTCTAAAcatggtataattttcaatcaaatatgttaattctttttgaataatttatagacatgatatttttgattaatttttaaaaattttttaaaataaatattgataaaataattttttgtttagtcaAAAAGtttgagtatataataaagattcTTCATTAGCAGTTTATACtggaactaattttttttcaaatatgtaattaaattttatagacattttaagatTACATTTGggtgaaatattatgtttaaacgaaaaattccaattttgttatttatttttaactaaaaaaaaatgttgggtgggaatttgaaattcttacttatatattattatattttataagcacaatgacagattttaaaaatttagatcaataaaatgttaagttgtcgtccgtttataataatttaacaccgtgataaatattaaaaataaaatattacaatatttaatagtatattataatatatttatataataatagtctgATAGAAAATCtctgctcagaatcgtttttcgagtgtaacaatttattattcaattgaaattgaatatattaaattacatttaagttCTTTATTTGATGAATAGGTACACTTTACACTACTGTATAATCCTTTCAGTTCATTTATGTACTCAAAAAccgttaatatttgaaaaaagaaaCAGTAACCCAAAAACTACATTAGTCTGTGTCCTGTGGTATTATGAtatgttttcaatataaaagttGAAAGTATAAAGTTACACTATAGTAAAGGGTCAggggtatataaatattgtttttgaaattataattgactttatcattattattgtaatcataAAGTAAATGTAAGAAACACTTACATTATTAAGGGGCACAGAAATATCTTATGATTTATTAGCTGATTCTGTATGATATTGCCCGTGacaaatttataatgcatGTGGATTTAtctctaataaattataggcatttatttatagctccgttaaaaaaaactgcacaatattttaatataattatttggatGGTTTTGTACTATGTAATAGAAAATACCTTaaggtttaaataataataattatttttattatctataactattaccaatacaaataattacatataaataaaataatattctattttcatGAGATCTTCACAACTCTAagctacaatttttaaaatggaaacaatggaataaacatttttaattcaccCTTTATTGGTGTTATAAAAGTACAATGAACATTTCGATCGTAAATCATGGTCTCTCAGATTATGAATTGGTTAGTTAGTTAGTTAGTTGGttcttattttatgtaatattatataatgtgtagactgtagatatttaaaaattatattatttttatttgttaattaaatttatgattaattagtATCGTTAAGTGGACTATAAAAactgcattattatatattttttttgtaatgtatttataaaaataaaatgagtattaataatattttatttaagtatataaataactatatttttattttgtatttaaataagaaataaaagatTGAATCTCAAGATAAAAACGGAAATACTTTAGAGAGTAATTTTATAGAAGTAACTACATACTAAAAACGCCtacaaaaatgaaaacgaAGAAACTCGTaagtgtgtttatttttaaattcaagtttgatgttttgttcatatttgtatttatactagCTGACATTATGCACTTCTTTACCTGTTgaaaatgccaattctataatatgattcaacctttgtttaatttgttatttaataggtattcgGTTTAACagtgttcaaaacttagatattttcattgattattttgaatttcaaaacacTTGTGTAAGCACCactgtaaaatgctttcttattggacattaaatttgttgtaCGAATGTACTGTGTAAATTGCAAGCctcgatctatcattgttcaggtTCTACGTTTATCAGCCAGTGAGTTAGtcagattatattatagtcattaagCTTGGTGTTGCCCGTAAGACTCTATTATGAATATGTGAGCAGTATATATTTTCAGGTAGGCTATCCTCCTGTGGTGTTGAAAAAGGGTTGAAATCGGTAAAACaaagtttctttttttctttttttcttttttctttataaattgttgCTATTGAtttagttgtaataataaagtgatacGGCAAACTTTATACttcttataactatttaaataattaacgcTGAGTACTTGCGTTAGAAAAAGAAATCATGAAAATTAGTCCAGTAGAGAACATCAGATATAACTGCCATAAGAAATCGCCtcacgttttaataataacagtatttatagatatattgatatgtttataaaaatatgtacaaaataattttatttttaaaaataatatttaaattatatacataatggtTTCATTttgatactatattaataatagcattACAATTAGGACTGTGGATTTGTAgaaaaatgcataatttttagtttattgaaaaacaaagtttcatgtatgtgtttaataattggtatgtaaaaaatgtcatgGTTAGTATTCACGAATAgccaataatatatgataagttCATAAACCATAAGTCTTGGAAACCGGGATgagtttttataagtaatgttTAACCACTCATACTCAATATGGTCACGTcgaaattagttattttgtgtttttattagaatttgaaaacaattttatactaaacgtatttatattgttattttttctcgattaaatataattatacgtatattatacaattattacttttagagGTTACAGCTGATCATGCATGTCAAAAAACCTTCatcattttatgtatttatttatatttaacatttaatcatTCTTtctattgaacattttaaaataatctattactactgaaataaaataccaataaaaatgatgatgataaaagtgtttgttattattgcatttcTATCTTTGTCTAATTCCAAAAGCAACTTTATGCACAACTTACCTTTGGTAAATCATTAATCttcttgatttattaaatatattacgtgTTTATTAAGATcacgatttataattataatttatttgtttttaatatttcaattaaaaaatgtatatttattacttttattacagGGAGAATATCGTTTGGTTTATGAGAAAATGTATTCTTGTaagtcaaataatttaattcaatataatgtttatttgagtaaagatacattaaatacaaCTCATCTGAAAggaaattttacatttataatacctttaGATGATACTGTTAtagtaagtacatttttaataaaactattctaaagtattatactcgtaattgCATAATCATTTAGGCATTTGGTCATTATTTAGCTCAATTTTATGGCTTAACGTATTTCTcagaaacaaataaatgattatagaattattaagcAGAAATAACTGCCtaacaactttttaaattgtatctcattatttttttcttataataaaatataatttataattccaaTTTCAATCGATTTCGTCGTATGTTAACACATAGATGTCACAAAAATGACATACCACTGATAATGATAGATATAGAATCTTTAGAATTTAAGagtcaatattatgatttgctttggttaagtaatttattaaattcaaattactgTCTTGAAATTCTGTCTTCGATTCCTCTTAATTTTTCTAagattttaatagaatatttgtattcacttattaacataatacaccATTATCATTGGGTTTTGACGAAAGTTTAGTAACTTTACTCGGACGAACAAATAGATGTGGtatcatatatttgtattattaatgttttgataaaaataatgtgttttgaCTCTTATATTTACTAGGACGTGATTATTGGCTTTATGAAAGAAGTgataaaaacattacatttttatccaaattgtaaatattctaatttcataatgtctaaaataacatgtcatttttattttaatagcttgATGGAAATCTCGCATATTGGGATTCGATTGGAGGTTGGAAATCAAATGCAATGGTTTACATCATAAAAAATGCATGTACTAATTGGAAAAAACTCCTAGGGAACGTAT
Proteins encoded in this region:
- the LOC114122516 gene encoding uncharacterized protein LOC114122516, whose protein sequence is MMMIKVFVIIAFLSLSNSKSNFMHNLPLGEYRLVYEKMYSCKSNNLIQYNVYLSKDTLNTTHLKGNFTFIIPLDDTVILDGNLAYWDSIGGWKSNAMVYIIKNACTNWKKLLGNVWNTLSKSFNFPHNRCPIPVGTYTSTTGVDIKELEDLNFPKVYFYGKYKLTVKIKNVKNEVLCCSVIEFSLLRPWEKPI